The following proteins are co-located in the Sardina pilchardus chromosome 24, fSarPil1.1, whole genome shotgun sequence genome:
- the tmem106bb gene encoding transmembrane protein 106B → MGKSLSHLSKGSHDDCQDSLTSCPEGDDGKGGGDVSQFPYVEFTGRDSVTCPTCQGTGRIPRGQENQLVALIPYSDQRLRPRRTKLYVTASVVVCLLISSLAVFFLFPRSIDVSYVGVKSVYVTYDQSKRIVYLNVTNTLNITNNNYYTVEVANITAQVQFSKTVIGKSRISNITTIGPLDMKQIDYTVPTTIADEMSYMYDYCTLQTIKVHNIVVMMQVMVTTVYFGHAEQVSQEMYQYVDCGGNTTSLHTHSVANMLPPQA, encoded by the exons ATGGGCAAGTCTCTGTCCCACCTGTCCAAGGGTTCCCATGATGACTGCCAGGACAGCCTGACGTCGTGCCCGGAGGGGGATGATGGGAAGGGCGGCGGCGACGTGTCCCAGTTCCCCTACGTGGAGTTCACCGGCCGCGACAGCGTCACCTGCCCCACCTGCCAGGGCACCGGCCGCATCCCACGGG GTCAGGAGAACCAGTTGGTGGCTCTGATTCCCTACAGTGACCAGAGACTGAGACCGAGGAgaac TAAGCTGTACGTGACGGCGTCGGTGGTGGTGTGTCTGCTGATCTCCAGTCTGGCGGTGTTCTTCCTGTTCCCGCGCTCCATAGACGTCTCCTACGTCGGGGTCAAGTCCGTCTACGTCACCTACGACCAGAGCAAGCGCATCGTCTATCTCAACGTCACC aacacactaaacatcaccaacaacaactactacACTGTGGAGGTGGCCAACATCACAGCGCAGGTGCAGTTCTCTAAGACGGTGATCGGCAAATCCCGCATCAGCAACATCACCACCATCGGACCTCTGGACATGAAGCag ATTGATTACACAGTGCCAACCACTATAGCGGACGAGATGAGCTACATGTA TGACTATTGCACCCTGCAGACCATTAAGGTGCACAACATCGTGGTGATGATGCA GGTGATGGTTACCACGGTGTACTTCGGGCACGCTGAGCAGGTGTCCCAGGAGATGTACCAGTACGTGGACTGTGGCGGCAACAccacctccctccacacacactctgtggccAACATGCTGCCCCCGCAGgcgtaa